In one window of Pseudomonas chlororaphis subsp. chlororaphis DNA:
- a CDS encoding OprD family porin, with product MSQNRWVSRGVTPVAVMGIFMPVVVYADFVDDRQVSLGMRNFYIDRDFKQHDAPQSRVGSWTQGFDFRAISGYTEGTLQFGLDLSAQYAYRLDGGGGRGPDSIIPYDASKGEQVRDYGRAALTGKVRYNKTELKIGELRPTLPVAYIDDSRQLITTYHGVQIESREVEKLTLTGGRFTEISSRESSNTEKMYLFNGPNIKRRSDGLNFAGATYVFTPNLSGTYFFGQLEDIYKQHYLGLTYNHDLGAGYGLKTDLRYFNHSEDGKALYGDIDNRSYGVMTTLKKGAHAFGVGYQRMLGESTFPTLNGYAPQPYLVNWSTVAFVKPNESSWQLRYDYNFAGVGLPGLKLMTRYIRGTGIDRGSNSLEQNVESERNIVLGYVVQSGPLKDLGFEWRRIDVKTRYGNGRASGVDYQENRLITTYTWKF from the coding sequence ATGTCTCAGAATCGCTGGGTAAGCCGTGGCGTCACTCCTGTGGCCGTGATGGGAATCTTCATGCCGGTCGTTGTATATGCCGACTTCGTAGATGACAGACAAGTCAGTCTGGGGATGCGCAACTTCTACATTGACCGTGATTTCAAACAGCATGACGCGCCGCAATCCCGGGTGGGCAGTTGGACCCAAGGTTTCGATTTTCGCGCGATCTCGGGTTACACCGAAGGCACGCTGCAGTTTGGCCTGGACCTTTCGGCGCAGTACGCCTATCGCTTGGACGGCGGCGGTGGACGGGGCCCGGACAGCATCATTCCGTACGATGCCAGCAAGGGCGAACAAGTCCGTGACTATGGCCGTGCGGCGCTGACCGGCAAGGTGCGTTACAACAAAACCGAACTCAAGATAGGTGAACTTCGTCCGACGTTGCCGGTGGCCTACATCGACGATTCGCGGCAATTGATCACCACGTATCACGGTGTACAGATCGAATCCAGGGAAGTGGAAAAGCTGACACTGACGGGCGGTCGCTTTACCGAAATCAGCTCCCGGGAGTCTTCCAATACCGAGAAGATGTACTTGTTCAATGGTCCCAACATCAAACGCCGCAGTGATGGGTTGAACTTTGCGGGTGCCACCTATGTATTTACCCCAAACTTGTCCGGGACTTATTTCTTCGGGCAACTGGAGGATATCTATAAACAACACTACCTGGGGCTGACCTATAACCATGATCTGGGTGCCGGTTACGGCTTGAAGACAGACCTTCGTTACTTCAATCACAGTGAAGACGGCAAAGCGCTGTACGGCGATATCGACAACCGCTCCTATGGCGTCATGACCACCCTGAAAAAAGGCGCCCACGCCTTCGGTGTCGGCTACCAGCGCATGCTCGGCGAGTCGACATTCCCGACGCTCAATGGCTATGCGCCGCAGCCTTACCTGGTGAACTGGTCGACAGTGGCGTTCGTCAAGCCGAACGAAAGCTCCTGGCAATTGCGTTATGACTACAACTTCGCGGGCGTCGGGTTGCCGGGGTTGAAATTGATGACGCGTTACATACGCGGCACCGGTATCGACCGGGGCAGCAATAGCCTCGAACAGAACGTCGAAAGTGAACGCAACATCGTGCTCGGCTATGTGGTGCAAAGCGGTCCCCTGAAGGACTTAGGTTTCGAGTGGCGCCGGATTGACGTAAAGACGCGCTATGGCAATGGCAGGGCGTCGGGGGTGGACTATCAGGAAAATCGCCTGATCACGACCTACACCTGGAAGTTCTGA
- a CDS encoding alpha-hydroxy acid oxidase, whose translation MRRFYTGCDLDRVHSIAELAEIARRRLPYFVWEYLSGGAEAELTLKDNLAAFSAFGLHSRAMVPCHAPDTCRAVLGRVLPMPMLIGPTGYNGLLHRDADIHLARAATARGLPFSLSTASNTSLEELVAAVPGVDLWFQMYAMRDPRVQNDLLQRAADAGCRTLVLTCDAMVLGNRQWDRRNFARSRQLTWRNKLDVVRHPRWLKQVMWPSGLPGMGNLEPYLPPRERNPLGSMAFIGQQMDTLLDWDMLARLREQWGERLLLKGVLHPADVERAITLGLDGVVVSNHGGRQLDGALSSLDALAAIAPQARGKLSLLLDGGIRRGSDIVKALALGADAVLLGRSTLYGVAAAGEAGAGRALDLLTAELALTMNLMGCTHLNHLDGDSVFQRRRA comes from the coding sequence ATGCGTCGTTTTTATACCGGCTGCGACTTGGATCGCGTTCACAGTATCGCCGAATTGGCCGAGATAGCCCGGCGGCGCTTGCCTTACTTCGTGTGGGAGTACCTCAGCGGCGGTGCGGAGGCCGAATTGACGCTCAAGGATAATCTCGCGGCGTTCAGCGCCTTTGGCCTGCATTCCAGGGCCATGGTGCCCTGCCATGCGCCCGACACTTGTCGCGCCGTGCTCGGCCGGGTGTTGCCCATGCCGATGCTGATTGGGCCGACGGGCTATAACGGCCTGCTGCACCGCGATGCCGACATTCACTTGGCCAGGGCGGCAACGGCACGGGGGCTGCCCTTCAGCCTGAGTACCGCGTCCAATACCTCGCTTGAAGAGCTTGTCGCGGCGGTGCCTGGTGTCGACCTGTGGTTCCAGATGTACGCCATGCGCGATCCGCGGGTGCAAAACGATTTGCTGCAGCGGGCCGCCGACGCAGGCTGCCGGACCCTGGTGTTGACCTGTGATGCGATGGTGCTGGGTAATCGCCAATGGGACCGGCGCAATTTTGCCAGGTCGCGCCAGCTGACATGGCGCAACAAGCTGGATGTGGTCCGCCACCCGCGCTGGCTCAAGCAGGTGATGTGGCCATCGGGGCTGCCCGGCATGGGCAACCTCGAACCCTACTTGCCACCGCGCGAGCGTAACCCCCTGGGATCGATGGCGTTTATCGGCCAGCAGATGGATACCTTGCTCGACTGGGACATGTTGGCGCGTTTGCGTGAGCAGTGGGGAGAGCGACTGTTGCTCAAGGGCGTATTGCATCCGGCAGATGTGGAGCGCGCCATCACCCTTGGGCTCGACGGCGTGGTGGTGTCCAACCACGGTGGTCGCCAGCTGGACGGTGCACTGAGTAGTCTCGACGCGCTGGCGGCCATCGCCCCGCAGGCACGGGGCAAACTCAGCCTGCTGCTCGACGGCGGCATTCGCCGTGGCAGCGACATCGTCAAAGCGCTCGCCTTGGGTGCGGATGCCGTGCTGCTGGGCCGATCCACCCTTTACGGGGTGGCGGCGGCCGGTGAAGCCGGAGCAGGACGGGCATTGGACCTGCTGACGGCTGAACTCGCACTGACCATGAACCTGATGGGCTGTACCCACCTCAATCACCTTGACGGTGACAGCGTGTTCCAGCGTCGACGCGCTTGA